One Aegilops tauschii subsp. strangulata cultivar AL8/78 chromosome 2, Aet v6.0, whole genome shotgun sequence genomic window, AAGGGTTGGGCGCACTTTGCTGCGCCGTTGATGTCGTTAGGTTTCTTCAAAAAATAACCCCTCTATTTCAAAATATAAGGTATATTACTTTTTAAAAAAAGTCAAACCTTTTAAGTTTGATCAAATTTGTAGAGAAATATACCGAAATCCATAATATCAAATTGGTACTTTTAAGTTCATCATGAAATGAATTTCCATACTTTTTTTGTTTAATATTATGGATGCCGATATTTTTTTctctaaacttggtcaaagttaaagAAATTTGACTTTCAACAAAACTATACCCCTTATATTTTGGAATAGATGGAATAATTAGCTTGGTGGGTGGGGGAGATCATAGAGTGTGTTTTATTTTTATGTATAATGCAGTGATTTGGTGGGCCTTTTGTGGTGTGATTCTGTGTTATCCGCTAACCAACCTATATTTATGTAGGAAAATACGGTGGTCACATGTACATATTGGTGCTACAATATCACATGATGACGCTGACTTTTTTTTCCAGGTGATTGGAGGGTGCGCGGGATTGATATGTTTTTATGGACCAATTGCTGCTGATTTATGTGAAAAATTGTTGGCCCCGTCGAAATCGTAAACCAAATCCAAAACTAAACACTTCAATTGAATGGAATAGCTTCAAAATTAGGGAACATAGTGAATAAAAAAATTAAGAGAGCTTATGAAAGTGTTGACCCAGTGAAAACCGGTTGACCAAGTCTAAATTAAATACCTTAATTAATTGTGAGGCCTTAAAGATTAGGAAGCATGGTGTATAGTATAAAAGAATTGAATAAGATATCTTTGAGAAATTGTTTACCCGGTCAAAATTGATTGACCCAATTCTTATTGGAGACCTCAATTGAATGTGGGCTCTTTAAAATTATGGAGCTTAGTGTTATAGAGGATTCCCTATGTTTCAAATAATAAGATGTTCTACTTTTTTCTGAATTGGATGTAGATGcgttttagtgtgtttgttcactcatttcaatCCGTATGTATAAAACGTCTTATAATTTGGAACAGAGGTGATACTTTACAAATTCCTCGGCATCTTCCTAGCCGATGAGGAAGTCTCAGCACCGAGCCAATCAACATAGACAGACTAGAAGACTCAATGTGACTTCCTTGTGAGTGCCAGAATAATCATGCAAAGTTGAGCTCCAATTCATCTTCATCAGTCAGCTGAGATGAAAGCTTGAGGTCTTGTTATCATCCTTATAATTACAAGCTCCATTCGGCCCAGAGACCCTGTCTTCAGCTCGACCAACTGTACTAGGGTAGTCCTGTCAAGTGTCAACACTGATGCTATGGGATCACAAGCACCTGAAAATCCTTTTCAAGTCTGCTCCTTGATTTGGCAATTAAGAATTTCAGCTCAGCCACCTGCGAGTCGATGTCATGGCACTCACAGCGGCGACATCAATTCTTCGTCCGGGTTACCAAATGACATGGGCTCTGCACTGCCACCATCACTGCACATGTAGTCTGCAGTGGCCTCATATCGAACCGGTGTCTGGGGATTGCTATCATTGATGCACTTGGCAGCCCGCTCCCCTAATTTCCTATTTCCATATTCCCTGCAGCAGTCGAAGATCCTTAACCACATTGTGGTTGGTGGCTCAAACGGCATGTGATCCACAAAATCCTCGAGCTCAACCATGTGTCCATGTTTGCCCAGCAGCTCAATCATGCACTCATAGTGCTCCATGCGAGGAAGGATGGATTCCTCAGTCATCAAAGTGAAATAACTCTTTCCCAACCCAACATGCCCCTCGCTGATACATGAAACTAGTGCACCGAGGAAAGTGACAGAGTCGGCCTTAATCCCTTGCGCCTGCATTTCATCAAACAATTCAAGCCCATACTCACCTTTGCCACTGTAAGCACAGCCAAGGATCATCGAATTCCACAGGATGACATCACGAGATGGCTGTGCCTCGAATATCCTGATGCCATAATCAAATAGCCTACACTTGCAGTACATGTCAATCAGTGCACTTTGCAGTATATCGTCAATCTCATAGCCACTTCTGATCATGTACGCATGAATCTCCATGCCGTGCTTAAGAAGAAAAATGTTGGCACAGGCTGCCAGTGCCGAACTGAACGTGGACTGGTTAGGAGTTACTTCAGATTGCATTTCACTCAGTGCATGCAGAGCTGCTTCACTCATGGAGTGGCGCTCATAGCCTGAAATAAGTGAATTCCAGGAGTATCGGTCTCTCTCTCCCATCTCGAATTGAAGAAGCAGTTCTGCACTCCTCAGGCATCCGCATTTGGAATACATCCTCACAAGAGCGTTCTTTAGGAAAGGGTAACTCAATAAACCACACTTGAAAGCGAATGCATGGACCTCCTCACCTTTCCTAATATCAAGCATCCCAGTACAAGCATTTAGCACCGAACCAAGTGTAACATCATCAAGCTCCTTTGTCTCCTTCCTCATCTGCTGGAACAAATGCAAAGCACCAGTCAGATCCGAGGACCTGATATAACCAGTCAACATAGCATTCCAGGACACTAAGTTACGCTCTTGCATCCTGTCGAACACTCGCTTTGCATCACCAATCCTCCCACAAGAAGCCAGTCCTGACAAAATTGAGGTCGACATTATTACGTCCTTCACTGGTGCCACGTTGAAGAGCCTTTGGGCTGCATCAATGGCACCACACTTGGCATACATATCCACCACTGAGCTCCGCACATGGATGTGGTGCTCGTACCCATGACGGAGCACAAAAGTATGCATGCACCGTCCTTCTTCAAGCGCATTGTTATCCCGGCAAGCAAGAAGTGCATGTGAGACGGTATAAACAAGCGGCCTAACTCCTGCCCGGACCATCCGAAAGAACATTTCAGCTGCCATATCCCCCATCCCAGCAAGAAGATACCGCCGGATGATGACATTCCACGAAATGGCATTAGGTTCAGAGATACCATCAAATGCCTGCCTCGCATCTGCAAGTAAGTGGCACTTCCCATACACATCAACCAGCGCTGTGCCAAGAATCACATTGGACTGGAAGTCCCGCTTGGAGATATGGCCGTGGAGCTGCTGGGCACCACACGGGTTGAGGCACTCTGAGCAGCAGGCGAGCACGGATGCCATTGTGACATCGTTGGGGCGAACGCCACGGGAGTACATATCGGCAAAGAGGGAAAGCGCCTCTGTGGGTTTCCCGGCGCGGGAGGAAGCGTAGATGATGGCGTTCCAAGAACCGCCGTCACGGCGCGGCATTAAGTCAAACAACTCCCGCGCGTCCGCGAGGCCGCCGCAGGCAGCAAGAGACTCGATGGCGCGGTTGAATAGGAAGGTGGGGACTGATGAGCGGTTGAAttgggaggcggaggaggcgaaGTGGGTCGTGATGCGGCGGGCGGCCGAGAGGGAGCCGTGGTGGGTGGCCAGACGGAGGAGGGAGGCGTAGAGCGAGGAGGGTATAGGGGAGGAGGAACAGGAAGGGGTGAGATTGTCTATGGCGGCGAAGAGTCTTCCGGCGGCTATTTGGGCAGAGATTGCGGACACAGTTGCGGCGGAAGTAGAGGCACCGGCGGCGGCCGCGGCCATGGTGGTGTGGTCTGGCGGTAGGAGAATGGAAGAGGGACAGGCTGCTTtgcttttcttttttatttccttttcATTTTGGGAGACCTATGTATTACTATGTGGCCAAGCCTAAGTTTTTTTTTTTAGAGAAAAGTTCAAGCCTAGACGGGGGTGGAATTCCCTATTTGCCGCTCGTTACGTCGAACTGTCGACGCAACGCACAGAGCTGGCGATCGAAGCGCTcacgtgggccggcccgttaatCAATTGGGGCACTTTCCGGTTTTGCGAACCTTCTAGAGTTTCCCAACCGGGTTTTTCTGGTTTTGGGAaacttctagaaggttccaagaaccttttttttctttagtcgatttttctgtttcttttttttctttcttttcttttctttttctatttctttttttCGTTTCCTTTATATTTCAAGTCCATTTTTTAAAAACAAATCAggtttcaaattttgttcagaaACTGAAAAAATGTTCGTACTTTTAAAATATTACAATTTTATAAAAAAATTCATgctttcaaaaattgttcataaattcaaataaatgttcgcattttcaaaaaattgttcgggcatttcaaaaattgttcagaaTGTTTTTGTTCATTTTCACATACTGACCAGGATTTCAAAAcatgttcatgttttcaaaaattgttcttgttttcaaatttttgttcacgtattaaaaaatgttcacgtttCAAATTTGTTTGGAATTTCTAAAATTGTTCTCCGTTTCTAACTTTGgtctaaaaataaaaaatatgttCAGGATTTTAAAAATTGTTCCCATTTTGTTTGGAATgctttttctttgtttttttttcctgtttttttgtttccctatttattttttcttttgtcCTGCTTTTTTTCATAAAAACGTTCAAAATTTGTTCGCATGTCGAAAATTTGTTCGCAAGTTGAAAAAGCATTCtcaaaattttaaaaatgttcacatttttgcaagaagttcaaaaaatgcaaaaaaatgtTTAGAATAGACGAAATTTGTTTGCCTTTCCAACCCAGGATTTTATAAAATAAAAGattgcatttttttataaaaaaatgttcgtgttttaCAAAATTTGTTCAAagatttcaaaaaatattctggATTTCGATTTTTTGTTCACGTATTCAATAGATGTTTGTGCTTCCAAATTTGTTTGGCATTTTCGAAAATGTTCTTCTAAAATTTTAAAAAATATCCGTGCTTTAgaaaattgttcacaaattctAAAAAAATCATGTTTACGAAAAACGTTTggaaattcaaaatttgttcgtGATATCAAAATTGATTGCTTTTGTCAAAAAGTAATCGTACGTTCAAAAATTTAATTAAAATTTTGAAATTTGTAAAGGATTTTTTCAAGCAGTATTAAGTCTTATAGTTTCGTTTGTTCTTTTAGGGTTTCTCTGTACATTGGTCCACCGAGCTCTTCCTGTGTTCAAATCCCAGCTACCGCGCCCTACCTTTTTGCGATTTTCACCTGGTTTTCGCCGCGCACttcaatgggccggcccaatcgGCGCTCGTGAACGACTTGCTTGTGCGAATG contains:
- the LOC109750736 gene encoding pentatricopeptide repeat-containing protein At3g26540, with the protein product MAAAAAGASTSAATVSAISAQIAAGRLFAAIDNLTPSCSSSPIPSSLYASLLRLATHHGSLSAARRITTHFASSASQFNRSSVPTFLFNRAIESLAACGGLADARELFDLMPRRDGGSWNAIIYASSRAGKPTEALSLFADMYSRGVRPNDVTMASVLACCSECLNPCGAQQLHGHISKRDFQSNVILGTALVDVYGKCHLLADARQAFDGISEPNAISWNVIIRRYLLAGMGDMAAEMFFRMVRAGVRPLVYTVSHALLACRDNNALEEGRCMHTFVLRHGYEHHIHVRSSVVDMYAKCGAIDAAQRLFNVAPVKDVIMSTSILSGLASCGRIGDAKRVFDRMQERNLVSWNAMLTGYIRSSDLTGALHLFQQMRKETKELDDVTLGSVLNACTGMLDIRKGEEVHAFAFKCGLLSYPFLKNALVRMYSKCGCLRSAELLLQFEMGERDRYSWNSLISGYERHSMSEAALHALSEMQSEVTPNQSTFSSALAACANIFLLKHGMEIHAYMIRSGYEIDDILQSALIDMYCKCRLFDYGIRIFEAQPSRDVILWNSMILGCAYSGKGEYGLELFDEMQAQGIKADSVTFLGALVSCISEGHVGLGKSYFTLMTEESILPRMEHYECMIELLGKHGHMVELEDFVDHMPFEPPTTMWLRIFDCCREYGNRKLGERAAKCINDSNPQTPVRYEATADYMCSDGGSAEPMSFGNPDEELMSPL